In the genome of Cupriavidus taiwanensis, one region contains:
- a CDS encoding acyclic terpene utilization AtuA family protein — protein MVQNAKPGRAIVIGGASGFWGDSQIAVPQLLQEPGLGYLVFDYLAETTMAILQRARLRAPELGYATDFVSAALKPHLQALKQRGVRLVSNAGGLNPAGCRDAILALAREQGLDLKVAIVSGDDVLALQESFLPWPGDEADAGLPRLMSANAYLGALPIAQALDAGADIVVTGRCVDSAALLGVAIHEFGWSMQDYDRLAQGSLAGHLVECGAQATGGLFTDWERVPDWTNIGYPLVRMTADGVFELYQPGDAGGLVTRQTVGEQLLYEIGDPKAYALPDVICDFSEVRIEDLPGFEASGGRVRVSGARGRAPSDCFKVTATYQQGYQIALMMAIRGQRALEKAERTAQALLARSRTLMARSGHADYSETLVELLGAESMYGPHRRVRDSREVVLRIAAQHNDRQALAFLQKEAASAGTSMGPGTRSHFGGRSDIQSVIRTVSFLLPKQEVTVQWKMADEPATTVEVPVGGTSSERPAITAHVPVTFAGDAQRPDVGCLVRIPLGTLAVGRSGDKGNDANIGLMVRDPAWLPVVSAQATAERVRDYFAHLIEGPVTRYELPEIGAFNFVLEKALGGGGSCSLRSDPLGKCYAQMLLDMEIECPAELLPEGSREAAAAR, from the coding sequence ATGGTCCAGAACGCAAAACCCGGCCGCGCGATCGTCATTGGTGGCGCATCGGGATTCTGGGGCGACTCGCAGATCGCCGTCCCGCAACTGCTGCAGGAGCCGGGACTGGGCTACCTCGTTTTCGACTACCTCGCCGAAACCACCATGGCGATCCTTCAGCGCGCGCGCCTTCGTGCGCCGGAACTGGGCTATGCCACGGATTTCGTCAGCGCGGCGCTGAAGCCCCACCTGCAAGCGCTGAAGCAGCGTGGGGTGCGCCTGGTGTCCAACGCAGGCGGCCTTAACCCGGCGGGCTGCCGCGATGCCATCCTTGCCCTGGCGCGAGAGCAAGGACTGGACCTTAAGGTCGCTATCGTGTCCGGCGACGACGTGCTGGCACTTCAGGAAAGCTTCCTGCCCTGGCCCGGCGACGAGGCCGATGCCGGGCTTCCCCGGCTGATGTCAGCCAACGCCTACCTCGGCGCCCTGCCCATTGCCCAGGCACTGGACGCCGGCGCGGACATCGTCGTCACCGGCCGCTGCGTGGATAGCGCCGCGCTGCTCGGGGTCGCCATCCACGAGTTCGGGTGGTCAATGCAGGACTACGACCGGCTGGCGCAGGGCAGCCTTGCCGGCCATCTGGTGGAGTGCGGCGCGCAGGCCACGGGTGGGCTGTTCACGGACTGGGAGCGCGTGCCGGACTGGACCAACATCGGATATCCGCTGGTCCGCATGACCGCCGACGGCGTGTTCGAACTCTACCAGCCGGGCGACGCGGGCGGGCTGGTGACGCGCCAGACCGTGGGCGAGCAATTGCTCTACGAGATCGGTGACCCGAAGGCATATGCGCTGCCCGATGTCATCTGCGACTTCTCCGAAGTCCGGATCGAGGATCTGCCGGGCTTCGAGGCCAGCGGCGGGCGGGTGCGCGTCAGCGGCGCGCGGGGGAGGGCGCCCAGCGATTGCTTCAAGGTGACCGCCACCTACCAGCAGGGTTACCAGATTGCGCTGATGATGGCGATTCGCGGGCAGCGGGCGCTGGAGAAGGCCGAACGCACGGCGCAGGCCCTGCTTGCGCGCAGCCGCACCCTGATGGCCAGGAGCGGCCACGCCGACTACAGCGAGACCCTGGTGGAACTGCTGGGCGCGGAATCCATGTACGGGCCGCACCGCCGCGTGCGGGACAGCCGCGAAGTGGTGCTGCGCATTGCCGCCCAGCACAATGACCGGCAGGCGTTGGCTTTCCTGCAGAAGGAGGCGGCGTCCGCCGGCACATCGATGGGGCCTGGCACGCGCAGCCATTTCGGCGGACGCTCCGATATCCAGAGCGTGATCCGCACGGTCTCGTTCCTGCTTCCCAAGCAGGAAGTGACGGTGCAATGGAAGATGGCCGACGAGCCGGCGACAACCGTGGAGGTGCCAGTGGGTGGCACGTCCTCGGAGCGGCCGGCAATCACTGCGCACGTGCCCGTCACATTCGCTGGGGATGCACAACGACCGGACGTGGGCTGCCTCGTGCGTATTCCGCTCGGCACGCTGGCGGTCGGGCGCAGTGGTGACAAAGGCAACGACGCCAATATCGGATTGATGGTGCGGGACCCCGCCTGGCTGCCGGTGGTCAGCGCGCAGGCGACGGCGGAGCGGGTACGCGACTACTTTGCGCACTTGATTGAAGGACCGGTGACACGGTACGAACTTCCGGAAATCGGCGCTTTCAACTTCGTACTGGAAAAGGCACTGGGCGGCGGTGGCTCCTGCAGCCTGCGTTCCGATCCGCTGGGAAAGTGCTACGCACAGATGCTGCTGGACATGGAAATCGAATGCCCGGCAGAGCTGTTGCCCGAAGGGAGCCGGGAAGCAGCCGCCGCTCGCTGA
- a CDS encoding acetyl/propionyl/methylcrotonyl-CoA carboxylase subunit alpha — protein sequence MRFDTLLVANRGEIALRVLRSARKLGLRTVAVYSDADAGGRHVREADLAVRIGPADAARSYRHAHALIEACRRTGAQAIHPGYGFLSENAEFARAVADAGLTFVGPSADVIALMGNKAQAKLAMQKAEVPTVPGEQGCASDEAALAAVERIGFPVILKAAAGGGGRGMRVVRDATALPAALKQARSEAAGAFGSDELIIERAIERGRHIEIQVLCDEHGRCLHLGERDCSTQRRFQKVIEEAPSPAVNAELRRAMGEVAVRACEAIGYTGAGTLEFLLDGKGRFYFMEMNTRLQVEHGVTELVTGLDLVEQQLRIAQGERLAFGQEDVRMCGHAIEVRLCAEDPAAGFLPQVGRVDVWRPAPDIRVDSALHGGMEIGSDYDSMVAKIMSWGETREQSIHRLVRACERTALLGVRTNLGLLSRCLRHPRFVAGEVTTDFLAGEDMGGPAWRAQPSVHVRAAAALLLSGAVGRGASGMQRLPAGPAQTRALWLMDATHISGAGAAAQGTASAVELRPSADQGEVVIRFRSGDPTPARNATDAQAREAEPACSVANVHWEPTGSSAGGHGGTLGLAVDGVYRQLTCSSPRRDEWWLQDGADTFVFRRLARFAASDGESVGGSVRAPMSGRVVAVLVGEGDAVERGQTLVVLESMKMEMPLAAPSTGRIVRLLAREGMQLNAGQVLIEVGVDAEAGKVEAEGAT from the coding sequence ATGCGCTTCGACACATTGCTTGTCGCCAACCGGGGGGAAATCGCACTGCGGGTCCTGCGCAGCGCGCGCAAGCTCGGCTTGCGCACGGTTGCCGTCTATTCGGACGCCGATGCCGGTGGCCGTCACGTGCGCGAGGCTGATCTGGCCGTGCGCATCGGACCGGCCGACGCCGCCCGCAGCTATCGGCATGCCCATGCGCTGATCGAGGCATGCCGGCGCACCGGCGCCCAGGCGATACATCCGGGCTACGGATTCCTGTCCGAAAACGCGGAGTTCGCGCGGGCAGTTGCCGATGCGGGCTTGACCTTCGTTGGACCCTCGGCAGACGTCATTGCGCTGATGGGCAACAAGGCACAGGCAAAGCTGGCCATGCAAAAGGCCGAGGTGCCGACTGTGCCGGGAGAACAGGGCTGTGCCTCCGACGAGGCGGCCCTCGCCGCGGTGGAGCGCATCGGCTTCCCGGTCATCCTGAAGGCCGCGGCAGGCGGGGGCGGCCGTGGCATGCGGGTCGTCCGCGACGCCACGGCCTTGCCGGCGGCGCTGAAACAGGCGCGCTCCGAGGCGGCAGGCGCGTTCGGCTCTGACGAGCTCATCATCGAGCGCGCCATCGAACGCGGAAGACACATCGAGATCCAGGTGCTGTGCGACGAGCATGGCCGCTGCCTGCACCTCGGTGAGCGCGACTGTTCGACACAGCGGCGCTTCCAGAAGGTCATCGAGGAAGCGCCTTCGCCCGCGGTGAACGCCGAGCTGCGCCGGGCGATGGGAGAGGTCGCGGTGCGCGCCTGCGAGGCCATCGGCTATACGGGCGCCGGCACGCTCGAATTCCTGCTGGATGGAAAAGGCCGCTTCTATTTCATGGAGATGAACACGCGGCTTCAGGTCGAGCACGGCGTGACGGAGCTGGTCACGGGGCTTGATCTGGTGGAGCAGCAACTGCGCATCGCCCAGGGCGAGCGGCTCGCGTTCGGGCAGGAGGATGTGCGCATGTGCGGCCATGCCATCGAGGTACGGCTGTGTGCGGAGGATCCCGCGGCGGGCTTCCTGCCCCAGGTGGGCCGCGTCGATGTCTGGCGCCCGGCGCCCGACATCCGCGTTGACAGCGCGCTGCACGGCGGCATGGAGATCGGGTCCGATTACGACTCGATGGTCGCGAAGATCATGTCCTGGGGCGAGACGCGCGAACAAAGCATTCACCGCCTGGTCCGTGCCTGCGAGCGAACGGCGCTGCTGGGTGTCCGAACCAACCTTGGCCTGCTCTCGCGCTGCCTGCGCCATCCGCGCTTCGTGGCCGGCGAGGTCACCACGGATTTTCTGGCTGGCGAAGACATGGGCGGTCCGGCGTGGCGCGCGCAGCCGTCGGTGCATGTACGCGCCGCGGCGGCCTTGCTGCTGTCGGGCGCGGTCGGCCGCGGCGCGTCCGGCATGCAGCGGCTGCCGGCCGGCCCGGCGCAAACGCGGGCGCTGTGGCTCATGGATGCCACGCACATAAGCGGCGCAGGCGCCGCGGCGCAAGGGACGGCCAGCGCGGTGGAACTGCGGCCATCGGCGGACCAGGGCGAAGTCGTCATCCGTTTCCGATCGGGCGATCCGACGCCCGCGCGCAACGCGACGGATGCGCAAGCGCGCGAGGCAGAGCCCGCCTGCAGCGTTGCCAATGTGCATTGGGAGCCGACCGGGAGCTCGGCCGGCGGACATGGCGGAACGCTCGGGCTTGCGGTCGATGGCGTGTACCGCCAGCTGACGTGCAGCTCGCCTCGACGCGACGAATGGTGGCTGCAGGATGGCGCCGACACGTTCGTGTTCCGGCGGCTGGCGCGCTTCGCTGCCAGCGACGGCGAATCCGTCGGTGGCAGCGTACGGGCGCCGATGAGCGGGCGCGTGGTTGCCGTCCTGGTTGGCGAGGGCGACGCCGTCGAGCGCGGCCAGACTCTGGTCGTGCTGGAGTCGATGAAGATGGAAATGCCCCTGGCAGCGCCGAGCACTGGGCGCATCGTGCGCCTGCTTGCCCGGGAGGGCATGCAACTCAACGCGGGACAGGTGCTGATCGAAGTCGGCGTGGACGCCGAAGCGGGAAAGGTCGAAGCCGAGGGCGCGACCTGA
- a CDS encoding acyl-CoA dehydrogenase family protein, whose translation MMTPEHIALQDSVRRLIDREIEPFVEKWEADEIFPAHEVFKKLGSAGYLGVNKPVEFGGMGLDYSYEIAFCEAIGGISAGGVGMAIAVQTDMATPALARFGSDELRETFLKPTVAGDFVVCLGVSEAGAGSDVASLKTTARKDGSDYVINGSKMWITNGLQADWMCLLANTSEGDVHRNKSLICLPLRENGKLRPGITMNKIKKVGMWSSDTAQVFFDDVRVPQRYRIGEEGMGFTYQMRQFQEERLSGATRRVTALTNAINETIEYTRERKAFGRSILDNQVVHFRLAELKTEVELLRSVIYRAAQVHMSGGDMTELASMAKLKAGRLCREVTDSCLQYWGGMGFTWDNRVSRAWRDLRLISIGGGADEIMLTIICKHMGILPKRSA comes from the coding sequence ATGATGACCCCCGAACACATCGCGCTGCAGGACAGCGTGCGCAGGCTGATCGACCGGGAGATCGAACCCTTTGTCGAGAAATGGGAGGCTGACGAAATCTTTCCCGCGCACGAAGTGTTCAAGAAGCTCGGCTCGGCGGGCTATCTCGGCGTGAACAAGCCCGTGGAATTCGGCGGCATGGGGCTGGACTACTCCTACGAGATTGCATTCTGCGAGGCCATCGGCGGCATCAGCGCGGGCGGCGTCGGCATGGCCATCGCCGTGCAGACCGACATGGCCACGCCGGCGCTGGCACGATTCGGCTCGGACGAGTTGCGGGAGACCTTTCTCAAGCCGACCGTTGCGGGAGATTTCGTGGTGTGCCTGGGCGTGTCAGAAGCCGGGGCGGGTTCGGACGTGGCATCGCTGAAGACCACGGCGCGCAAGGATGGCTCCGACTATGTGATCAACGGCTCCAAGATGTGGATCACGAACGGGCTGCAGGCCGACTGGATGTGCCTGCTGGCGAATACCAGCGAGGGCGATGTCCACCGCAACAAGTCGCTCATTTGCCTGCCGCTGAGGGAGAACGGGAAGCTGCGTCCCGGCATCACGATGAACAAGATCAAGAAGGTCGGCATGTGGTCTTCCGATACCGCGCAGGTATTCTTCGACGACGTTCGGGTGCCCCAGCGCTATCGCATCGGGGAAGAAGGCATGGGCTTCACCTACCAGATGCGCCAGTTCCAGGAGGAGCGCCTCAGCGGCGCCACCCGCCGGGTCACCGCGCTCACCAATGCAATCAACGAGACCATCGAGTACACCCGTGAGCGCAAGGCGTTCGGGCGTTCGATCCTGGACAACCAGGTGGTCCATTTCCGGCTCGCCGAACTGAAGACCGAAGTCGAACTGCTGCGATCCGTCATCTACCGCGCGGCCCAGGTGCATATGTCTGGCGGCGACATGACCGAGCTAGCCTCAATGGCCAAGCTCAAGGCCGGCCGCTTGTGCCGGGAGGTGACCGATTCCTGCCTGCAGTACTGGGGAGGCATGGGTTTCACCTGGGACAACCGGGTGTCGCGCGCCTGGCGCGACCTCCGCCTGATCTCCATCGGCGGCGGCGCCGACGAGATCATGCTGACCATCATCTGCAAGCACATGGGAATCCTGCCGAAGCGATCGGCCTGA
- a CDS encoding acyl-CoA carboxylase subunit beta yields the protein MLAMLSQVRELEQRAVSKSASAADAFHARGKLLPRERLAHLLDADRPFYELMTLCGYCGIENPDPSTSVPGAALIVGIGFIEGVRCMIAVNDSGISAGAMQALTGQKLIRAQEIALAQKLPFVQLVESAGGNLRKYRVERFVVGGGMFYNLARLSAAGVPVVSLIHGSSAAGGAYLPGLSDHVIMVRRQAHAYLAGPSLLRAATGEEATDEELGGADMHASVSGLADHVADNDLDGIARLREVMDTIGWREAPGGESWDEPLKPAEDLLELMPADTRTPVDMREVIARIVDGSRFREFKAMYGIHTVCGHARIQGHDVGILTNNGPLDCDGSTKAAQFIQSCVQLGRPLVFLQNITGFMVGREHEQAGMIKHGAKLIQALSNAPVPRLTLLCGSSFGAGNYGMCGRAFRPDFLFSWPNARTAVMGGEQAAMTMRLVAENAARRSGRPVDEPAIEAESRDIVATFERQSSAIHTSSMLLDDGIIDPRETRAWLAMALATVAQARQRAVQPMQFGVARL from the coding sequence ATGCTGGCTATGCTGAGCCAAGTGCGCGAGCTGGAGCAACGGGCGGTCAGCAAGTCCGCAAGCGCGGCAGACGCATTCCACGCGCGAGGCAAGCTACTGCCACGCGAGCGGCTCGCGCACCTGCTGGACGCCGACCGGCCGTTTTACGAACTCATGACCCTTTGCGGCTATTGCGGGATCGAGAATCCGGACCCGTCCACCAGCGTACCCGGCGCCGCACTCATTGTCGGCATTGGCTTCATCGAAGGCGTGCGTTGCATGATCGCCGTGAACGATTCCGGCATCAGTGCCGGTGCGATGCAGGCGCTGACCGGCCAGAAGCTGATTCGGGCACAGGAAATTGCGCTCGCCCAGAAGCTGCCTTTTGTCCAGTTAGTGGAAAGCGCGGGCGGCAACCTGCGCAAGTATCGGGTCGAACGCTTTGTCGTGGGTGGCGGCATGTTCTACAACCTGGCGCGGCTGTCCGCAGCCGGCGTGCCGGTCGTGTCTCTCATCCATGGATCTTCGGCGGCCGGGGGCGCTTACCTGCCGGGGCTATCCGACCACGTCATCATGGTTCGGCGCCAAGCCCATGCATACCTGGCCGGCCCGTCGCTGCTGCGCGCCGCGACGGGCGAAGAGGCCACCGACGAGGAACTCGGGGGGGCCGACATGCACGCCAGCGTCTCAGGCCTCGCCGATCACGTGGCCGACAACGACCTCGATGGCATTGCCCGCCTGCGCGAAGTGATGGACACGATCGGCTGGCGCGAGGCACCGGGCGGCGAGAGCTGGGACGAGCCGCTCAAGCCTGCCGAGGATCTGCTGGAACTGATGCCCGCCGACACCCGGACGCCGGTCGACATGCGCGAAGTGATTGCGCGCATTGTCGATGGATCGCGATTCAGGGAGTTCAAGGCGATGTATGGGATCCATACGGTCTGCGGCCACGCCCGCATCCAGGGACACGACGTGGGAATCCTGACGAACAACGGACCGCTCGACTGCGACGGATCCACCAAGGCGGCGCAGTTCATCCAGTCGTGCGTCCAGTTGGGCCGGCCGCTTGTCTTCCTGCAGAACATCACCGGCTTCATGGTTGGGCGCGAGCATGAGCAGGCAGGAATGATCAAGCACGGCGCGAAGCTGATCCAGGCGCTGTCCAATGCGCCGGTGCCGCGCCTGACCCTGTTGTGTGGCTCGTCCTTCGGCGCCGGCAACTATGGCATGTGCGGCCGCGCGTTCCGCCCAGACTTTCTTTTCTCGTGGCCGAATGCGCGCACTGCCGTCATGGGCGGCGAGCAGGCCGCCATGACCATGCGCCTGGTCGCCGAGAACGCCGCGCGCCGCAGCGGGCGCCCCGTCGACGAACCTGCGATAGAAGCCGAGAGCCGCGACATCGTTGCCACGTTTGAACGCCAGTCCAGTGCGATCCACACCAGCAGCATGCTGCTCGATGACGGGATCATCGACCCGAGGGAAACGCGCGCGTGGCTGGCCATGGCGCTCGCCACGGTGGCACAGGCCAGGCAGCGCGCCGTACAGCCGATGCAGTTCGGCGTCGCCCGCCTCTAA
- a CDS encoding CaiB/BaiF CoA transferase family protein gives MLSGVKVVEICGIGPGPFCAMHLADLGADVIAVERATPANGAAPSADGYVLNRGKRSVVADLKTAEGRELVLALVQDADALIEGMRPGVMERLGLGPDVCLARNPRLVYGRMTGWGQTGPLAQAAGHDNNYISLSGAMYYQGGPVEPPSSAITVVGDVGGGALYLAVGLLSGILNARATGKGTVVDASIVDGSAHMLQLLLSTARKGFITGERGNNIHDASHFYSTYRCADGKFVTLGSIEPQFYALLLEKLGLTEDPRFARQWDRERWTELHRHFEELFATKTRAQWCALLENTDVCFGPVLSPEEAAGHPHLAARGVYFQAEGHLQAAPAPRFDGKAMVAGAIPRRGQHTGEIMAAIGTGQPGDAWKAT, from the coding sequence ATGCTTTCCGGTGTAAAAGTCGTCGAGATTTGCGGAATCGGCCCGGGCCCGTTCTGCGCGATGCACCTTGCCGATCTCGGCGCCGACGTCATCGCGGTGGAGCGCGCCACGCCGGCCAACGGCGCAGCGCCGTCCGCGGACGGCTATGTGCTGAACCGGGGCAAGCGTTCAGTGGTCGCCGACCTGAAGACGGCCGAGGGTCGCGAGCTCGTGCTGGCGCTGGTCCAGGATGCCGATGCGCTGATCGAGGGCATGCGTCCGGGCGTCATGGAGCGGCTGGGCCTGGGCCCGGACGTTTGCCTGGCGCGCAACCCGCGTCTTGTCTACGGGCGCATGACGGGGTGGGGCCAGACCGGTCCGCTGGCACAGGCGGCCGGGCACGACAACAACTACATTTCGCTCTCCGGCGCGATGTATTACCAGGGCGGGCCCGTTGAGCCACCATCATCGGCCATCACGGTGGTAGGCGATGTCGGCGGCGGTGCGTTGTACCTGGCAGTGGGATTGCTTTCGGGCATCCTCAATGCCCGCGCCACGGGCAAGGGCACCGTCGTCGACGCATCGATCGTCGATGGCTCGGCCCATATGCTGCAGTTGCTGCTGTCGACGGCCCGCAAGGGCTTCATCACCGGCGAGCGCGGCAACAATATCCACGATGCCTCTCATTTCTATTCGACCTATCGCTGCGCGGACGGCAAGTTCGTCACGCTCGGCTCGATCGAGCCGCAGTTCTACGCGTTGCTGCTGGAAAAATTAGGGCTGACCGAGGATCCGCGTTTCGCCCGGCAATGGGACCGCGAGCGTTGGACCGAGCTGCATAGGCACTTTGAGGAACTCTTTGCCACCAAGACGCGCGCGCAATGGTGCGCACTGCTGGAAAACACCGACGTGTGTTTCGGCCCGGTGCTGAGCCCGGAAGAGGCCGCCGGGCATCCGCACCTGGCCGCGCGAGGTGTCTACTTCCAGGCGGAGGGCCATCTGCAGGCTGCGCCCGCGCCGCGTTTCGATGGCAAGGCCATGGTGGCGGGCGCGATTCCACGGCGCGGCCAGCACACTGGCGAGATCATGGCCGCAATCGGCACCGGCCAACCTGGCGACGCCTGGAAAGCGACCTGA
- a CDS encoding Bug family tripartite tricarboxylate transporter substrate binding protein produces the protein MAVITSPRRRAALLAIACFAALPGLSHALDGFAYPQKPIRLVVPFPAGGGSDTLARLLGRELTAMWGKPVVVENKPGASGTIGTGGVAKAAPDGYTLLLGATPLVQLQGVYKSLPYDTFRDLAPLARLALSSDVFVAPVSSGVGSVGELVAEARARPGKFSYGSYGNGTSSHMHGELLRMQAKVDLTHVAYKGGSPLAQDLLGGQVSSGFVDVASSKAALSSPKIRVLAVTGERRLQLLPDAPTFTELGYRDYEPNGWYGLFVPAATPKPVRDKLATAVLTILARPAMQTAIRELGLEPGTLEPEAFLKLMRRDAEIWGRIASEARITLD, from the coding sequence ATGGCTGTTATCACTTCACCGCGGCGGCGGGCCGCGCTGCTCGCGATCGCCTGCTTCGCAGCGCTGCCGGGCCTGAGTCATGCACTCGATGGTTTCGCCTATCCGCAGAAGCCCATCCGGCTGGTCGTGCCATTCCCGGCCGGCGGCGGATCCGACACCCTGGCCCGCCTGCTCGGCCGCGAGCTGACGGCGATGTGGGGCAAGCCGGTGGTGGTCGAGAACAAGCCGGGTGCCAGCGGCACGATCGGCACAGGCGGGGTGGCAAAGGCCGCGCCGGACGGCTATACGCTGCTGTTGGGCGCGACGCCGCTGGTGCAATTGCAGGGCGTGTACAAGTCACTGCCCTACGATACCTTCCGCGACCTGGCTCCGCTGGCGCGCCTGGCGCTCTCGTCGGACGTGTTCGTCGCGCCGGTATCGTCCGGCGTCGGCAGCGTGGGGGAGCTGGTGGCCGAGGCCAGGGCCAGGCCAGGCAAGTTCAGCTACGGCTCCTATGGCAACGGGACCTCCTCCCACATGCACGGCGAGTTGCTGCGCATGCAGGCGAAGGTGGACCTGACCCATGTTGCCTACAAGGGCGGCTCGCCGCTGGCCCAGGACCTGCTGGGCGGGCAGGTGAGCTCGGGGTTTGTGGATGTGGCCAGCAGCAAGGCCGCGCTCAGCTCGCCGAAGATCAGGGTGCTGGCCGTGACGGGCGAGCGTCGGCTGCAGCTGCTGCCGGACGCGCCGACGTTCACCGAACTGGGCTATCGCGATTACGAGCCCAACGGCTGGTACGGCCTGTTCGTGCCCGCGGCCACGCCGAAGCCGGTGCGGGACAAGCTTGCCACCGCGGTGCTGACCATCCTGGCCAGGCCCGCGATGCAGACCGCGATTCGCGAACTGGGACTGGAGCCGGGAACGCTGGAGCCCGAGGCGTTCCTGAAGCTGATGCGGCGCGATGCGGAGATCTGGGGACGGATCGCCAGCGAGGCGCGCATCACGCTTGACTGA
- a CDS encoding Zn-ribbon domain-containing OB-fold protein, translated as MSEAQRPLPRPTEITTGYWQAAAQGRLVVQGCRACGHRQFYPRTLCVACGSDQVEWAEVSAFGSIYTFTVNHRAPNAFMKARLPYVVAIVELDEGVRMMANILNASPEAVAIGKRVRVVFEKASEDVSLPQFELID; from the coding sequence ATGAGCGAAGCACAACGTCCCCTGCCGCGTCCCACTGAGATCACCACAGGCTACTGGCAAGCCGCGGCGCAGGGCCGCCTTGTGGTGCAAGGCTGCCGCGCCTGCGGCCACCGCCAGTTCTATCCGCGCACTCTGTGCGTGGCGTGCGGGTCGGACCAGGTGGAATGGGCCGAGGTCTCCGCATTCGGCTCGATCTACACCTTTACGGTCAACCACCGTGCCCCCAACGCCTTCATGAAGGCGCGGCTGCCCTATGTGGTTGCCATCGTCGAACTGGACGAGGGCGTGCGGATGATGGCGAACATCCTCAACGCATCGCCCGAGGCCGTCGCCATCGGCAAGCGGGTGCGCGTGGTGTTCGAGAAGGCGAGCGAAGACGTGAGCCTGCCGCAGTTCGAACTGATCGACTGA
- a CDS encoding acetyl-CoA acetyltransferase, whose amino-acid sequence MTKNLSRSVAIVGAAESDLGKVPGKTALELQAQAARLALQDAGLSLRDVDAVFAHTDDRFATVQLAEYLGIQPRYVDSSNVGGMSNLMHIRHAMAAIAAGMCSVALVTYGSTQLSDGSRKSGAVAADTPDSPRGQFIAPYGQLSPVGYYAMVAQLHMHRYGTTTRDLAEVAVAARRWAQLNPKAYRREETSIEEVMTSPVIASPLRTRDCCLVTDGGGALIITSADRARDLKSKPVYVMGAAETFSHHYTPFNTADWLDTRVAQTADEAFRMAGVTRDDIDVVQIYDHFTIGVIQSLEELGFCQRGEGGAFVADGALGPGGRFPINTSGGGLSYGHPGMFGMFVLIEAVRQLRGECGERQLPGAELALCHAPGLVFSCNTTMILGV is encoded by the coding sequence ATGACCAAGAACCTTTCTCGCTCGGTCGCCATCGTCGGTGCCGCGGAATCCGACCTGGGCAAGGTGCCCGGCAAGACGGCACTGGAGTTGCAGGCGCAGGCCGCGCGGCTGGCCCTGCAGGACGCGGGGCTGTCGCTGCGCGATGTGGATGCCGTGTTCGCGCATACCGATGACCGCTTTGCCACCGTGCAGCTGGCCGAATACCTCGGCATCCAGCCACGGTACGTCGACTCCAGTAACGTCGGTGGCATGTCCAACCTGATGCACATCCGTCATGCGATGGCGGCCATTGCCGCCGGCATGTGTTCGGTGGCGCTGGTGACCTATGGCAGTACGCAACTGTCCGACGGCTCGCGCAAGAGTGGCGCCGTCGCCGCGGATACACCGGACTCACCGCGTGGACAGTTCATCGCGCCCTATGGCCAGCTCAGCCCGGTCGGCTATTACGCGATGGTCGCCCAGTTGCACATGCATCGCTACGGCACCACGACCAGGGACCTTGCCGAGGTGGCAGTGGCGGCGCGGCGCTGGGCACAGCTCAATCCCAAGGCGTACCGAAGGGAGGAAACCAGCATTGAAGAGGTCATGACGTCGCCCGTCATCGCATCGCCGCTGCGTACGCGCGATTGCTGCCTCGTCACCGATGGCGGTGGCGCGCTGATCATCACCTCCGCCGATCGTGCACGCGACCTGAAGTCGAAGCCTGTCTACGTGATGGGCGCGGCCGAGACCTTCTCGCACCACTACACCCCCTTCAATACGGCCGACTGGCTCGACACCCGCGTTGCTCAGACGGCGGATGAAGCGTTCCGCATGGCCGGCGTGACCCGCGACGATATCGACGTGGTGCAGATCTACGACCACTTCACCATTGGCGTCATCCAGTCGCTGGAAGAACTCGGCTTCTGCCAGCGTGGCGAGGGCGGGGCGTTTGTCGCCGACGGCGCGCTGGGGCCGGGTGGCCGCTTCCCGATCAACACCTCGGGCGGCGGACTGTCCTACGGGCATCCGGGCATGTTCGGCATGTTCGTGCTGATCGAGGCCGTGCGCCAGCTGCGCGGCGAGTGCGGCGAGCGGCAGTTGCCCGGCGCCGAACTGGCGCTGTGCCATGCGCCGGGACTCGTCTTCTCCTGCAACACCACCATGATCCTCGGAGTCTGA